ACCGCAACCGTCCCGCGCTCGACATGATCATCCAGGCGATTTCCGGCGTGATGCAGGTCACGGGCACGGAACAATCCGGGCCGCTCAAGACCGGCTTTCCGTTTTCTGACCTCGTGACCGCGCTGCTCGCCGCGATCGGCATGCTCACCGCATTGCAGGCGCGCGAGCGCACGGGCGAAGGCCAGCGCGTCGATCTGTCGATGCTCGACGCCAGCATCTTCAGCCAGGTGCCGCGCGACGTGTACTTCGACCTGACCGCGCAGACGCCACGGCGCATGGGCAACCAGCACTGGGACATCGTGCCGAACAACACGTACGCGACATCCGATGGCCGCGACATCATGATCATCACGATCAACGACAAGTTCTGGCAGGTGCTGTGCGATGCGCTCGATGCGCCCGAACTGAAGACCGATGAACGATTCGCCACGAAGGCCGCGCGTCTCGCCAACCGCGAACTCGTCAACGCACGGCTCGGCGCGATCTTCGCCACGCGCGATCTCGACGCGTGGGACGAGCGGCTCTCGGCGGCGGGCGCGATCTACGGCGCGGTGCGCACCTGGCCCGAAGTGTTCAGCGATCCGCACGTCGTCGACAAGCTGCTGAAGACTCTGCCGCATCCGCAGGGCGGCGCATTCAGGATCATCAATAACCCGCTGAATTTCTCCGGCACGCCGACGCACATCGACCGCTCGCCGCCGATGCTCGGCGAACACAACGGCGAAGTGCTCGGGCGGCCCGGCCGCGCATGGCCCGCCGTGGGCGCGTGATCAGGTGAAGAACAGCAAGGAGGGCATCGTGGAGCAGACCTGCATCATCGTCGGCGCGAGCCATGCGGCGGCGCAACTCGCGCCGAGTCTGCGGCAGGAGGGCTGGCAAGGGCGCATCGTCGTGATCGGCGACGAACCGCATCTGCCCTATCACCGGCCGCCGCTGTCGAAGGCGTATCTGCTCGGGGAAAAGGACAGCAACGATCTGCTGATCCGCGCGGCCGACGCGTACGCGAAGTTCGGCATCGAATTTCGTCTCGGCGAGCGGGTCGTGTCGATCGACCGTGAGCGCAAGTCGGTGACTTTGCAGGACGGCAGCACGCTCGCTTACGACAAGCTCGCGCTGTGCACCGGCACGCGTGTGCGCACCGTGGCGCTGCCGGGCGCGCAACTGGAAGGCGTGCATTACCTGCGCGGCATCGCGGACATCGATCGCATTCGCCGTCATGTACAGCCGGGCGCGCATGCCGCGATCGTCGGCGGCGGCTATATCGGGCTGGAGACGGCGGCCGTGCTCAATCGGCTCGGCATGCGCGTGACCGTGCTCGAAATGGCGCCGCGCGTGCTCGCGCGCGTGACCGCGCCGGACGTGTCCGCGTTCTTCGAGCGCGTGCACCGCGAAGAGGGCGTCGATATCCGCACGGGTGTCACGGTCGATCGCTTCGAGGGTGACGCACGCGTCGAGCAGATCGTGCTGCGCGATGGAACGACGCTCGCCGCGAGTCTCGTGGTGGTCGGCGTGGGCGTGATGCCGAACGTGGAACTGGCGCAGGCGGCCGGACTCGATGTCGACAACGGCATCGTGGTCGATGCGTGCGCGCGGACTGCGGACCCGGACATCGTCGCGGCCGGCGACTGCTCGTTGCATCCGTCGCCGTATTACGGGCGCATCCGGCTCGAGTCGGTTCCCAATGCGACCGAGCAGGCGAAGGCCGCCGCCGCGGCGCTGTGCGGCAAGGACAAGCCGTATCGCGCGCTGCCGTGGTTCTGGTCCGACCAATATGACATCAAGCTGCAGATCGCGGGTCTCAACGCGGGCTATGACCAGGTCGTCGTGCGCGGCTCGCGCGACACGGGCCGCAGCTTCAGCGCGTTCTATCTGAAGTCCGGACGGCTCGTCGCGGCGGACTGCATCAACCGCGCGCAGGAATTCATGCAGAGCAAGCGTCTGATCGCCGAAGGCATCGCCGTCGATGCCGCGCGGCTTGCCGACGAGACGTTTTCATTGAAGTCGCTGTTCGAAGCGGCGCAGCAACAGTCCGATTGATTCAGATTGATTCAGCCAGAGAGAGGTGTGCAATGCCAGTCGTCAAATACGTGCAGGTGAGCGGCGAAACCACGGCAGTCGATGTTCCGCTCGGCAGTTCGGTGATGCAGGGCGCGGTCGACAACATGATCGCGGGAATCGTCGCGGAATGCGGCGGCGCGTGCAGTTGCGCGACCTGCGAGGTCCATGTCGATGCGACGTGGATGCGGGTGGTCGGGGAAGCCTGCGACATCGAGCGCGAAATGCTCGAAGGCCTCGGCGAGCCGCGTAGCAACAGCCGCCTGAGCTGCCAGATCGAGATCACGCCCGAGCTGGACGGACTCGTCGTCGCGATTCCGGGCTGACGGGGAGGGCGCATGGCGGTGACGGTGAGCGATCTGCTGTCGGTATTGCGCGTGCGCGAGGGGCAGCGTCATGTGTTCTCGGGCGAGTCGCTCGTCGACGGCGTGCGCCGCATCTACGGCGGGCAACTGCTCGCGCAGTCGATCATGGCGATGGGACGCACCGTGCGCGACGCACACGGCCTGCATTCGATGCAGGGCTATTTCGTGCATCCCGGCGACGTGACGAAGCCGCTGCGCTTCGACGTGGAGCCGGTGCGCGATGGCCGCAGCTTCAGCACCCGCCGCGTGGTCGTCACGCAGGCGGCGCGCGTGGTGTTCATGGGCGCGGCGTCGTTTCAGGCGGCTGAAGGCTGTCACGAGCGATTGCCCGCGACGCCGGACGTGCCGCCTCCCGATCACATGCCCGCCGAAGCGGAATTTTTCGCGCGCGAAGCGCACTTGCTGGAACGGCGCCGCTCGCACGTCTCGACGATCATGCAGCTCTTCGAACGGCGCAGCGAGATGTGGCGGCCCTGGCTCGATCCGGGCGTCACGGCGCCCGTCAACGGACTCTGGTGCAGATTGCGCGAGCCGTGCGGCGACGACCCGCTGCTGTGTCACGCCGTGCTTGCGTATGCGTGCGACCTCGATCTGATGACCACGGCGATGCGTCCGCGCGGCCACGGCACGATGGACCGCCGCACCCGCTCCGCGAGCCTCGATCACGCAATGTGGTTCCACGCGCCCGTGCGCCCCGACGCGTGGTTCTACTACGACATGACCGGGCCGTGCGCATCGAACAATCGCGGGCTCGGCGCGGGCGCGCTGTATCAGGATGGCCGGCGCGTCGGCACTGCGATGCAGGAAGGGCTGATGCGGGTTATCGAGGACGAAGCACAGTGAGCGACACGATGGGTCAGTGGAACGACAAGTTCGAGCGCGCCGGGCGCAGATGGTCCGAGTGGACGATGCACGAGTACGCGCAGACGGATCGCGTGATCGGGCACATCATCGAGGACAAGGCGCGGCGTCATCCGCATCACGAGGTGTTCCGGTTTCGCGAGCGGACGGTCAGTTTCGAGGAACTGAACGCGTCGTCGAACCGGGCGGCGAACGGCTTTCGCGCACTCGGCATCGGTCCCGGCGACAAGGTCGCGCTGATGCTGTCGAATCGTGTGGAGTTCCTGTTCGCGTGGTTCGGGCTGAATAGAATCGGCACGGTATGCGTGCCGATCAACATCGCGTTGAAGGGCGAAGGTCTCGCGTATCAGATCGATCATGCCGATTGCGTCGCGCTCGTCGTCGAACCTGCGTACGCCGACGCACTCGGCGCGATCGCGGACCGGTTGCCGAAGCTGAATCACACGATCGTCGTGGATGCGCGCGCGCAACCTCGTTTCGCCGCCTGGCCAGGGCGAGAGACCCTGCATTTCGACGAACTGATGTCGCATGCGGAAACCGCGCCCGGCGTGTCCGTGGACTTCAGGCAGTTGTCGACCATCTCGTACACGTCGGGCACGACGGGACGCTCGAAGGGCGTGCTGATCAGCCATCACTACTGGTACGAGATCTGGGCGCAAGCCGTGAAGTACGCGCGCTATACGGATGAAGACGTCCTCTACACCGGTTTGCCGTTCTTTCACACGAGCGCGCACGGCACGACCGGCCCCGCGCTCCTCGCCGATGCACAGGCCGTGTTCGTCGAACGCTTTTCGGCGAGCCGCATGCTGGACGATTGCCGGCGGTGGAACTGCACGTCGGCGAAATTCATCGGTGGCATGCTGTCGATCTTGATGAAGCAGACCGCTTCGCCGCTCGATGCCGACAATCCGCTGCGCCTGATGGTGGGCGCCGCCGCGCCGCCGCATCTGTGGCATGCGTTCGAGGCGCGCTTCAATACGCGGCTGCTCGAACTGTACGGCATGACCGAATGCAGCAGCTGTCTCGTGAATCCCTACGACGAGCGTCGCGCGGGCGCATGCGGCAAGGCGATCACGGGCTATGAAGTGCGCGTCGTCGACGATCTCGACAACGAAGTCGCGCAAGGTCAGACAGGCGAGCTGGTCGTGCGGCCACAACGTCCGTTTCTCGGCACGAGCGGATATTACAAGGATGCCGAAGCAACGCTCGACCTGTTTCGAAATCTGTGGATGCACACCGGCGATCTCGCGCGGCAGGACGAAGACGGCTACTTCCACTTCGTCGACCGAAAGAAGCAGGCGCTGAGGCGGCGCGGCGAGAATATTTCATCGTTCGAAGTCGAGGCCGTGATCGGCGCGCACCCGGCCGTGCTCGAATCGTGCGTGGTGGGCGTGCCATCGGAACTCGGCGAAGACGACGTCAAGGCCGTCGTCGTGCTCAGGCGCGGCGAGCAACTGACGGAGTGCGAGCTGATCCGCTGGTGCGAGCCGCGTCTCGCGTACTTCGCGATACCGCGCTACGTCGCGTTTCGCGACAGCCTGCCGAAGACGCCGAGCGAGCGCGTCGAGAAGTATCGGCTGCGCGCGGAAGGCGTCACCGCCGACTGCTGGGACCGCGAGCGCGCCGGCGTCGTCATCGATAGGAATTCGGTCTCACGATCCAGCAAAACAGTATTGGACCTGCAACGCCCGCTGCGCGAATCTTGAGCCTGAGCCGCTCGAAACAGAGCGCGAAGATAGATGATCCGGTTCAAGAACATATCGTGAGAAGAGGTGACACATGACATCGAACGTTGCAGTCGTGACAGGCTCGAACGGCCTGACTGGACAAGCCATTTGCAAGAACCTGAGCGAGCGCGGCTATACCGTCGTCGGACTCGATATCGCCGAGTCGGGCAAGGGTGAATACGCCTACCGCGCGTGCGACGTCACCGATATCGAACAGATTCGCGCGGCCGTCGAAGCAATCGACGCGCAGTACGGCACCATCCGCGTGCTCATCAACAATGCGGGCGTGTGGCACGGCAAGACCTTCTTCGACATCTCGCCCACCGACTACGACTTCACCTACGGCGTCAACGCGCGCGCGCCCTTCTTTCTGAGCCAGGAAGTCGCGAAGCGTCTCGTCAAGGCGGGCGGCGGCGGCGTGATCGTCAATCTTGCGTCGATCGTGGCGACGGCGGGCAGCGGCGTGACCGACTACGGCGGCTCGAAGGCGGCCGTCATCAACCTGACGAAGAGCCTCGCCAAGCCGCTCGGTCCGCACGGCATCCGCGTCGCGGCGGTGTCGCCGGGCACGATCAACACGGCGATGGGCGAGAAGGTGCCCAAAGAGATTCGCGACAGGCTCATCGCCGGCTCGGGTCTGCAGCGCGCAGCCGAGCCCGAGGAGATCGCATCGGCGATCGGCTTTCTCGTCAGCGACGATGCGCGCTACGTGACGGGCGCGACGCTCGACGTCAACGGCGGTCTGTGAGCGGTTCCCGACATGAGCTCAATCATTCAATGGATGTGACGGGAGGCGCGATGTCTGGATGTCCTTTCAGCAAACCGGCGTTCCCGATGCCACGGCAATGTCCGTTCGTTCCGCCTGCCGAGTACCGCGATTATCAGCAACAGCCGGGACCGGTGAAAGTGCGGATGTGGGACGGCAAGGACGCATGGCTTTTCACGCGTTACGACGACGTGCGCGCCGTGCTCGGCGACAACCGCTTCAGCGGCGATCCGCACGTGAGCGGCTTTCCGAGTCTCTCGCCCGCGCGCAACGCGGTGCTCGATCTGGAGCCGGCGTTCATTCGCATGGACCCGCCGCAGCACGGCCACTTTCGCCGCATGCTGACCAAGGAGTTCATGATCAAGCGCGTGAGCGAGATGCGCCCGCGCATCGAATCGATCTTCAGCCGGCTCGTCGACGAACTGCTGGAAAAGGGGCCGCCCGCGAATCTGGTCGATGATCTCTTCCTGCCGCTGACCTCGGAAGTGATCGCGGGCCTGCTGGACGTGCCCGCGTGCGATCACGGCTTCTTCCAGGAGCAGAGCCGCCTGAAGGTGCTGCTCGATGTCGATCCGTCGATCCCGAAGGCGGCGTCGGACCGCATCCTGTCGTATCTCGACCGGCTCATCACCGAGCGCGCGCAGGATGCGGAGAAGCGCACGGACCTGCTGAGCCGGCTGATCGTCGAGCAGGTGCGGCCGGGACATCTGACGCATCGCGAACTGGTCATCATGGCCGAACTGCTGCTGATGGCCGGCCACGAAACGACCGCGAACCAGATGGCGCTCGGCGTCTTCAGCTTCCTCACCAACCCGGACCAGTTGCAGTTGTTGCGCGACACCCCTTCGCTGCTGCGCAACGCGGTCGAGGAAATGCTGCGCTTTCATACCATCGTTCACTACAACGCGTTCAGGGTCGCGACGGAGGACGTCGAAGTGGCGGGACAGATGATCCGCAAGGGCGACGGCGTCATCGCGCTGATCTCCGGCGCCAATCACGACGCCACGGCGTTCGAGCAGCCCGAGCGGTTCGACATCACACGCAAGGCCGATCATCACGTCGCGTTCAGCTACGGCATTCATCAGTGTCTCGGGCAGCCGCTCGCGCGCGTCGAATTGCAGGTCGTGTTCGCGTCGCTGTTCGAGCGCATGCCGGGCCTGCGCTTCGCCGTGCCGCTCGAAGCGATCGAGGGCAAGGGCGATCATTTCGTGCAGGGTCTCGAAGCCTTGCCCGTCACCTGGTAACCAACCGCAGCGCGCATTCGCGCGATGAAGGAGAGTAGGGCATGGCAAACGGAAACTTCAAACTGCGCGTCGCCGTCGATCAGGATGTGTGCGTCGGCGCGGGACTGTGCGTGCTGTCGAGCGCCGACGTGTTCGATCAGCGCGACGAGGACGGCGTCGTCAAGCTGTTGCAGACGGAGCCGGACGAGGCGCTGTACGAAAAGGTGCTGGGCGCGGCGCGCAAATGCCCGTCGAAGGCGATCAAGGTCGAGAAGTTCATCGACGATGCGGCCGCGCAGGAGAGCGGGCAGTGAGCGCGCGGCCCGAATCGGTGGTGATCGTCGGGGCGGGGCAGGCGGGGTTGCAGGCCGCAGCGTCCTTGCGCGAAGAAGGCTACGAGGGCGTGATCCAGATCATTGGCGACGAAGCGGGCCTGCCGTATCAAAGGCCGCCGCTGTCCAAAAGCTTCCTGACCGGCGACGTCGCGGCAGACGAACTGAGCCTCGAAGAAGCACACTGGTTCGACGACGCGCGCATCGAACGGCTCGCGGGCGAGCGCGTCAGTGCGATCGATCGCCGGCGCAGGCGCTTGTCGCTGGCGTCGGGGCGCATCGTTCCCTACGATCATCTCGTGCTGGCGACGGGATCGCGCAATCGCGCGCTGCCGTTCCTGACGCAGCCGACGCATGGCGTCGTGTCGCTGCGCTCCGTATCCGATGCGCAGCGGCTCAGGACTGCGCTCGGCGAAGCGCGCCGCGTGGTCGTGATCGGCGGCGGCTTTCTCGGTCTGGAAGTCGCCAGCATCGCGGCCGCGCGCGGATGCGACGTGCATGTCGTCGAGTCCGTCGAGCGCGTGATGAAGCGCGCGATCTCGGCAGAGATGTCGGCGGCGTGCGCGGCGCATCATCAGGCGGCCGGCGTGCGCTTTTCCTTCGACGCGCGGGTGGCGGGCATCGTCGGTCACGGCGCGTCCGTGAGCGCGGTCGAACTCGCCGACGGCGCGCGGCTCGACGCCGATCTCATGCTGGTGGCCGCGGGCGTGGCGCCGAACAGCGAGCTTGCCGCGGCGTGCGGCCTGTCCGTGTTCAACGGCGTCATCGTCGACGAGCGGCTGCGCACGTCCGACCCGGCGATCTCCGCCATCGGCGATTGCGCGGCGTTTCCCTACGCGTTCGACGGCGGCGATCTGCTGCGGCTCGAATCGGTCCAGAACGCCGTCGATCAGGCGCGTCATGTCGCGCGTTCGCTGCTCGGCGATGCGACGCCGTACGACCAGACGCCCGTCTTCTGGAGCGATCAGGGCGGCGCGCGGCTGCAGATCGCGGGCGTCGCGCGCCGGCTCGACAGCAGCGTCGTGCGGGGCGATCCCGCATCCGGCGCGTTCTCCGTGTTTCGCTACCGGCATCATCGGCTGACGGGCGTCGAATCGTGCAACCGGCCAGCCGATCACATGTCCGCGCGCAGGCTGCTGCAACGGCGCATCAGCCCGTCGCGCGAGCAGGCCGCCGATCCGTCGTTCAACCTGAAGCTGCTGTTGACGGCCGAGGAAGCGGTCTGATACCCGCCGCGAGGAAAGACTTTCATGGCTGCATCGTCCATTCTCGACGGCGTGCGCATTCTCGACATGACGTCGGTGATCTTCGGCCCGTATTGCACGGCGACGCTCGCCGAAATGGGCGCGGATGTCATCAAGATCGAGCCGCTCTCGGGCGACGAAATCAGGCGCGTCGGACGGCCGGCGCAGACGCGCGGCATGGGACCGGCGCACATGACGCTCAATCGCGGCAAGCGCTCGGTCGTGTGGGATCTGAAGACGGCGCGCGGCAAGGCATCGCTCGTGCGCCTGCTCGGCCGGTGCGATGTGTTCATCCACAATTTGCGCCGCGACGCGATCGCGCGGCTCGGTCTCGGCTACGACGCCGTTCGCGCGCTGCATCCGCGTCTCGTGTACGTGCATTGCACGGGCTTCGGCGAGGACGGCCCGTATGCGGGACGGCCCGCTTATGACGACATCATCCAGGCCGCATCCGGCGCCGCGAGTCTCTTGCCGCGCGCGGATGGCAACCCGGCGCCGCGCTATCTGCCGATGGCGATGGCCGACAAGGTCGCGGGCCTGCACGCAACCTATGCCGTGCTCGGCGCTCTGCTGCATCGGGAGCGCACCGGGTCCGGGCAGTCTGTCGAAGTGCCGATGTTCGAAAGCTTCACGCATTTCCTGTTGCAGGAGCATCTCTACGGCCGCGCGCTGATTCCGCCGACGGAGAGCGCGGGCTATCCGCGCCAGCTCGATCCGCTGCGCCAGCCGTTGAAATGCCTCGACGGCTATATCGCAATTGCGCCTTATACGGACGAACGCTGGGTGCGCTTTTTCGACGTGACGGGTCACGCGGATTTTCTGCAGCGCGAGAAGCTGTGCACGGCGCGCGATCGCTTCCACGCGCTCGACCGCATGCACGCGGAAATGGCCCGCATCGTCGCGGGCAAGCCGTTGCGCGACTGGCTGATGCTGTTCGCCGAATGCGATATCCCCGCATCCGAAGTCAGGGATCTCGATGGCGTGCTCGCCGATCCGCATCTCGCGGCGACGGGCTTCTTCGAGCGCAGGACGCATCCATCGGAGGGCGACTATGTGCAGATGCGTCCGCCGGTGCGCTTTCACGGCGCGCCCACCGCCGAGGTGCGCACGGCGCCGCATCTGGGCGAGCACAGCGACAAAGTCGACGACTGGCTGCAAGAGCCGCGCTGAACGCCTCAATGAGCGCGTCAGGCGGCCGCTGCTTCGACCAGACGCGGGGAAGAGGTATCGATGAAGTATTGCGGATGACGCGCGATCAGTTGCGCCGAATTGGCGCGCGCCGCTTCCCGCCATGCATTGAGCAGCGGCGGCACGCGATCCTTGTGCCAGGCGAGCGACAGCGACACGCCCGGCGTGTCGACCGCGAGCGGCCGGTAGGCGACGCCGTGCGGCTGCATCAGCTGCATGATGGCGGGCACGACCGCGACGCCCACGCCCGCCGCGACGAGGCACGCGGACGTATGCATGTCGTAGGCTTCCTTGGCGACATTGGGCTTGAGATTCGCATCGTCGAAGAGGTCGAGAATCTTGTCGCCGTAGCCGCGCTCCGTCGCCGTGCCGCGCGCGACCGCGATCAGCGGCCAGCGCGCCAGATCGTGCAGATCCACGGGGCCGGGGACGTCGTACTCGCTGCCCGCCGGCACGGCGACCACGAGCAGCTCGCGATACAGCAGCTCGGTCACGATGTTGTGATCGAACACATGCCCGCGCACCAGCCCGACTTCGATGAGGCCTTCCTTGAGACCCGCGATCTGCTGCGAGATGGTCATTTCCTGCAGGCTGACGTCCGAGTTCGGCGCGAGCGTGTTGAAGATGCGCAGCGTGTTCGGCAGGAAGCAATAGATGGCCGTGTAGATGGAGCCGACGATCAGATGCGCGCGCGCCCCGCGTCCCGACGCGCGCACCGCGGCGATCGCCGCCGTCGCTGTGTTGAGCACGCGCTGCGCATGTTCGACGAGGATTTCGCCCGCAGGCGTCAGCAGCACCTTGCGCTTTTCGCGCGTGAAAAGCGGCGTGCCCAGTTCGTCTTCCAGCGCGATGATCTGCGCGCTCAATGCGGGCTGAGCGATGTTCACGCGTTCCGATGCGCGCGTGAAATTCAGCTCGGCGGCCACTGCGAGGAAATACTGGAGTTGGCGCATGTTCATGTCGGCGTTCCTTCTCTGCTATTCGCGCTGCCGGCCGTGACGATCGGCCCGCGCGGATTCGATCCCGTTGCGCCGAAATATTCGGCGACGAGCCATTCATCGGCGGCCTGACGGATGGGGTCCGTCATGTACAGGGCGAGCGACAGAAAGCGTGTCAGGCGTCGCGCGCACTTCGGCGGACAGCGGTGCTCTTGTGCGGCTCGCATGGCGCTGCGGCGCTCAGTGCACGCCACGCCACGCGAGCGTGCCGGCGTCGACGCTGAAGGTGCTGCCCGTCGAGAACGACGCTTCGTCGGACGCGAGAAAGCACACCAGCTTCGCGACTTCTTCCGGGCGCCCCAGGCGTTTGAGCAGATGCGTACCCCACAGGCGCGCGCGCGCTTTCTCACGGTCCTCTGCGTGCTCCACGCTGTGGCTCAGCATGGGTGTATCGATCGCGCCCGGCGCGTAGGCGTTGCAGCGTATGCCGGCGTCGGCGAGATCGAGGGCGATCGCTTTGGTCAGCATCGCGACGCCGCCCTTGCTCGCCGCGTAGGCGGGCAAGCCCGGGTACGCGACGCTGCCCGCGACCGACCCGCCGTTGACGATGGCCGGACTCTTCGTGGAGCGCCGCAACCACGGCGCGGCGAATTTGCTCGCGAGCCACATCGCCTTGAGATTGACGTTCATGACCGTGTCCCAGACCGCTTCGGACAGGTCTTCGATCGTCGGCGCGCGGCCCGTCAGGCCGTCGTCGGTGACGCCAGCGTTGTTGACGAGCACGTCGATGCCGCCCGCGAGGCGCGCGGTTTCGTCGATCATGTGGCGGATCGCCGCCGTGTCCGTGAGGTCGGTGCGGATGAAGCAGCTCTTCGCGCCCGCCTGTTCGACTTCGTGAGCGGCCGTCGCGCCGCGATCTTCCTGCACGTCCGCGAGCGTGACCCACGCCGCGCCCTGACGCGCCGCTTCGATCGCGATCGCGCGGCCCATGCCCTGTGCCGCGCCCGTGACCACGACAACCCGGTCCTTTAGCTTCATTACGTGTCTCCGTCTTGTTCTTCGCCAGTGAATGCACCGGTCGTTGGGATACAAGTTAAGGCAACGCAATGAGTTAATCTATAAGAGTCCGTCTACGAAAATTTATCGATCGTCTCAATATGGACATCCTGACCGATATCATCCGACTCATGCGGCCCCGGGCGATCAGCTGGCGGACGGTCGAGGCGCAGGGCCGCTGGGGCATGAGCGTGCCGTGCCGGGACATTCCGGTGTTCTGCCTCGTCGTGACGGGGCAATGCTGGTACGTGCCGCGCCACGGCCAGCCGCTGCTGATGCGCCAGGGCGACTACCTCCTCATGCGCGCGACGGCCCGCTATTGCCTCGTCAGCGACCCCGATGCGAGCGCCACGCTGCACGCGATGGAAGACGGCGTCGCAGCCGATGCGTACGTTCGCTGGGACGAGGGCGCAGGCGGCGACAAGGTCCGTCTCGTCGGCGGGTACTTCGAGATCGGCCCGGAACACACGGCGCTCTTCTCGGGCATGCTGCCGGATTTTCTGTACATCCGTTCGTCTGACGAAGAGGCGGGGCGGCTGTCGAGGCTGATTGCGCTGATCGGCGAGGAGTCGAGCATCGATCTGCCGGGACGCGATCTCGTCATGAGCCGGCTCGTCGAAATCATGCTGGTCGAAGTGTGGCGGCGTCCGCTGACCCGGATCGACTCGCGCGAGGCCGGCTGGTTCAGCGGCATGGCCGACCCGCACATCCATCTCGCGCTGCAGAAAATGCACGCGGACGTTGCGCGTCACTGGACCGTCGACGGGCTCGCGAAGGACGTCGGCATGTCGCGTGCCGCGTTCGCGCGGCGCTTTGCGGAACGCGTCGGCGTCGCGCCCGCCACGTATCTGTCGAACTGGCGCATTGCGCTCGCCAAGGATGCGCTGCTCAACAGCGAACGTTCGCTCACCGACATCGCACTGTCCATCGGCTATTACTCGGACAGTGCATTCAGCACGGCATTCAGCCGCGTGGTCGGCGTCGCGCCCGCGGCGTTCCGCCGCGCGCGACAAGGCGAGCAGGCTGCCCGATAGCCCGTCGATATTCCGCTTTCGCAGCTATACGCCGATCTGCTTGAATCATCGTTTTTTAGTATTTCCCCTCGTGCCTGTGTGGCCCGTATCTTGTGCTCATCGTATGTGCCTGCCATCGCATCTTCCATGCAGCGGGCGCGACTCATCAGCCATGCAAG
The Caballeronia sp. NK8 genome window above contains:
- a CDS encoding CaiB/BaiF CoA-transferase family protein, coding for MKTALQGLRVLDFTQMMTGPFATMMLGDCGADVIKVEQPEGDPFRRSGETTLNGDGAFFLGVNRNKRGIVLDLKTEEGQAAARALAAEADVLVENFRPGFTERVGIGYEALRELNPRLVYCSISGFDRNGRDRNRPALDMIIQAISGVMQVTGTEQSGPLKTGFPFSDLVTALLAAIGMLTALQARERTGEGQRVDLSMLDASIFSQVPRDVYFDLTAQTPRRMGNQHWDIVPNNTYATSDGRDIMIITINDKFWQVLCDALDAPELKTDERFATKAARLANRELVNARLGAIFATRDLDAWDERLSAAGAIYGAVRTWPEVFSDPHVVDKLLKTLPHPQGGAFRIINNPLNFSGTPTHIDRSPPMLGEHNGEVLGRPGRAWPAVGA
- a CDS encoding ATP-dependent acyl-CoA ligase → MSDTMGQWNDKFERAGRRWSEWTMHEYAQTDRVIGHIIEDKARRHPHHEVFRFRERTVSFEELNASSNRAANGFRALGIGPGDKVALMLSNRVEFLFAWFGLNRIGTVCVPINIALKGEGLAYQIDHADCVALVVEPAYADALGAIADRLPKLNHTIVVDARAQPRFAAWPGRETLHFDELMSHAETAPGVSVDFRQLSTISYTSGTTGRSKGVLISHHYWYEIWAQAVKYARYTDEDVLYTGLPFFHTSAHGTTGPALLADAQAVFVERFSASRMLDDCRRWNCTSAKFIGGMLSILMKQTASPLDADNPLRLMVGAAAPPHLWHAFEARFNTRLLELYGMTECSSCLVNPYDERRAGACGKAITGYEVRVVDDLDNEVAQGQTGELVVRPQRPFLGTSGYYKDAEATLDLFRNLWMHTGDLARQDEDGYFHFVDRKKQALRRRGENISSFEVEAVIGAHPAVLESCVVGVPSELGEDDVKAVVVLRRGEQLTECELIRWCEPRLAYFAIPRYVAFRDSLPKTPSERVEKYRLRAEGVTADCWDRERAGVVIDRNSVSRSSKTVLDLQRPLRES
- a CDS encoding ferredoxin, translating into MANGNFKLRVAVDQDVCVGAGLCVLSSADVFDQRDEDGVVKLLQTEPDEALYEKVLGAARKCPSKAIKVEKFIDDAAAQESGQ
- a CDS encoding cytochrome P450, which produces MPRQCPFVPPAEYRDYQQQPGPVKVRMWDGKDAWLFTRYDDVRAVLGDNRFSGDPHVSGFPSLSPARNAVLDLEPAFIRMDPPQHGHFRRMLTKEFMIKRVSEMRPRIESIFSRLVDELLEKGPPANLVDDLFLPLTSEVIAGLLDVPACDHGFFQEQSRLKVLLDVDPSIPKAASDRILSYLDRLITERAQDAEKRTDLLSRLIVEQVRPGHLTHRELVIMAELLLMAGHETTANQMALGVFSFLTNPDQLQLLRDTPSLLRNAVEEMLRFHTIVHYNAFRVATEDVEVAGQMIRKGDGVIALISGANHDATAFEQPERFDITRKADHHVAFSYGIHQCLGQPLARVELQVVFASLFERMPGLRFAVPLEAIEGKGDHFVQGLEALPVTW
- a CDS encoding acyl-CoA thioesterase II, translated to MAVTVSDLLSVLRVREGQRHVFSGESLVDGVRRIYGGQLLAQSIMAMGRTVRDAHGLHSMQGYFVHPGDVTKPLRFDVEPVRDGRSFSTRRVVVTQAARVVFMGAASFQAAEGCHERLPATPDVPPPDHMPAEAEFFAREAHLLERRRSHVSTIMQLFERRSEMWRPWLDPGVTAPVNGLWCRLREPCGDDPLLCHAVLAYACDLDLMTTAMRPRGHGTMDRRTRSASLDHAMWFHAPVRPDAWFYYDMTGPCASNNRGLGAGALYQDGRRVGTAMQEGLMRVIEDEAQ
- a CDS encoding SDR family NAD(P)-dependent oxidoreductase; this translates as MTSNVAVVTGSNGLTGQAICKNLSERGYTVVGLDIAESGKGEYAYRACDVTDIEQIRAAVEAIDAQYGTIRVLINNAGVWHGKTFFDISPTDYDFTYGVNARAPFFLSQEVAKRLVKAGGGGVIVNLASIVATAGSGVTDYGGSKAAVINLTKSLAKPLGPHGIRVAAVSPGTINTAMGEKVPKEIRDRLIAGSGLQRAAEPEEIASAIGFLVSDDARYVTGATLDVNGGL
- a CDS encoding 2Fe-2S iron-sulfur cluster-binding protein gives rise to the protein MPVVKYVQVSGETTAVDVPLGSSVMQGAVDNMIAGIVAECGGACSCATCEVHVDATWMRVVGEACDIEREMLEGLGEPRSNSRLSCQIEITPELDGLVVAIPG
- a CDS encoding NAD(P)/FAD-dependent oxidoreductase, whose protein sequence is MKNSKEGIVEQTCIIVGASHAAAQLAPSLRQEGWQGRIVVIGDEPHLPYHRPPLSKAYLLGEKDSNDLLIRAADAYAKFGIEFRLGERVVSIDRERKSVTLQDGSTLAYDKLALCTGTRVRTVALPGAQLEGVHYLRGIADIDRIRRHVQPGAHAAIVGGGYIGLETAAVLNRLGMRVTVLEMAPRVLARVTAPDVSAFFERVHREEGVDIRTGVTVDRFEGDARVEQIVLRDGTTLAASLVVVGVGVMPNVELAQAAGLDVDNGIVVDACARTADPDIVAAGDCSLHPSPYYGRIRLESVPNATEQAKAAAAALCGKDKPYRALPWFWSDQYDIKLQIAGLNAGYDQVVVRGSRDTGRSFSAFYLKSGRLVAADCINRAQEFMQSKRLIAEGIAVDAARLADETFSLKSLFEAAQQQSD